The Eubacteriaceae bacterium Marseille-Q4139 genome has a window encoding:
- a CDS encoding pyridoxamine 5'-phosphate oxidase family protein, producing the protein MVFREMRRKKQVLSQKEVEGILHKGTSGVLALLGDNDYPYAVPISYVYDNGKVYFHSAKSGHKIDAIQKAAKASFCVIDEDLVVPEEYTTYFRSVIAFGRIQIIENDSEKRAAIEKLAIKYAPEDTAASRDDAISREWKPLCMLEMTIDHVTGKEAIELVKEKEK; encoded by the coding sequence ATGGTATTTAGAGAAATGAGGAGAAAAAAGCAGGTGCTATCTCAAAAAGAAGTTGAGGGTATTCTGCATAAAGGGACATCTGGTGTGCTTGCCCTTTTAGGCGACAACGATTATCCTTACGCCGTTCCAATCAGTTATGTGTATGACAACGGAAAAGTCTATTTTCACAGCGCAAAAAGCGGTCACAAAATAGATGCTATTCAAAAGGCTGCAAAAGCGTCGTTTTGTGTGATTGATGAAGATTTAGTTGTGCCGGAGGAGTACACGACTTATTTCAGAAGTGTAATCGCTTTTGGACGAATACAGATAATCGAAAATGATAGCGAAAAAAGAGCAGCGATAGAAAAATTGGCAATCAAATATGCGCCGGAAGATACTGCCGCAAGCCGTGATGATGCCATAAGCCGCGAGTGGAAGCCTCTTTGTATGTTGGAAATGACAATCGACCATGTTACAGGAAAAGAGGCGATAGAACTTGTAAAAGAAAAGGAAAAATAA
- a CDS encoding MATE family efflux transporter, protein MFDRKSLIKLIVPLMIDQFLQAFVGLADSIMVARVGEAAVSGVSLVDTVMLLIINIFTALATGGAVIAGQYIGRKEPENGCRATAQLINFTFLFSICIMLVGYLGRDLILHGIFGKIEEDVMYNSTVYLMIVLASIPLIALYNAGAAIFRSMGNSRIAMNTSLLMNAINVSGNALLIFVFHRGVEGVAIPTLVSRGVACAVMLFLLNNQKHILHLPHPYPFRLDLSLLKKILYIGIPNGLENSMFQLGKIVVLSLVAGYGTASLAANAVCNNVATFAVLPGTSMGFAVLTVTAQCVGAGDFEQVKYYTKRLLFAAYGCLIVMNILVLLAMPTVLSIYGLSDEASGYAVKILIYHSLCVVTIWPMSFTLPNALRAAADVKFTMLLSIFSMWVFRFGFSVLLGTMLGMGVFGVWVAMTIDWLVRAVCFTFRYRSGKWQRFVL, encoded by the coding sequence ATGTTTGACAGGAAATCCCTGATAAAGCTCATTGTCCCTCTGATGATTGACCAGTTTCTTCAGGCATTTGTCGGGCTGGCCGATTCCATCATGGTTGCGCGGGTCGGGGAAGCCGCGGTTTCCGGCGTTTCCCTTGTGGACACGGTCATGCTCTTAATCATCAATATTTTCACGGCCCTTGCCACCGGCGGCGCCGTCATCGCCGGCCAGTACATCGGCAGAAAGGAGCCGGAAAACGGCTGCCGGGCCACGGCGCAGCTCATCAACTTTACGTTTCTTTTTTCCATATGCATCATGCTCGTCGGCTATCTCGGCCGCGACCTGATTCTCCACGGGATTTTCGGGAAAATCGAGGAAGACGTCATGTACAACAGTACCGTCTATCTGATGATCGTGCTGGCATCCATCCCGTTAATTGCCCTCTATAACGCAGGAGCCGCCATCTTCCGCTCCATGGGCAATTCCAGAATCGCCATGAACACCTCGCTTTTGATGAATGCCATCAATGTTTCAGGAAATGCCCTTTTGATTTTCGTCTTCCACCGGGGCGTCGAGGGCGTCGCCATTCCGACTCTCGTATCCCGCGGCGTGGCCTGCGCGGTGATGCTGTTTTTGTTAAACAACCAGAAACACATCCTGCACCTGCCTCATCCTTACCCGTTCCGGCTTGATCTTTCGCTGTTAAAGAAGATTCTTTACATCGGGATTCCCAACGGGCTGGAAAACAGCATGTTCCAGCTTGGAAAAATCGTGGTTTTGAGCCTGGTGGCCGGCTACGGCACCGCCTCCCTGGCGGCCAACGCCGTCTGCAACAACGTGGCGACCTTTGCCGTCCTCCCCGGTACCTCCATGGGCTTTGCTGTCCTAACCGTCACGGCCCAGTGCGTCGGCGCCGGCGATTTTGAGCAGGTAAAATACTATACGAAGCGGCTGCTTTTCGCGGCATACGGATGCCTGATCGTCATGAACATCCTGGTGCTTCTGGCGATGCCCACGGTGCTTTCGATTTACGGGCTTTCCGACGAGGCCAGCGGCTATGCCGTCAAGATCTTAATTTACCACTCCCTCTGCGTCGTCACCATCTGGCCCATGTCCTTTACGCTCCCCAATGCCCTCAGGGCCGCGGCCGATGTGAAGTTCACCATGCTTTTGTCGATCTTTTCCATGTGGGTCTTCCGCTTCGGCTTCAGCGTGCTTTTAGGCACCATGCTCGGCATGGGCGTCTTCGGCGTCTGGGTTGCCATGACCATCGACTGGCTCGTGCGCGCCGTCTGCTTTACGTTCCGCTACCGGAGCGGGAAATGGCAGCGGTTCGTGCTGTAA
- a CDS encoding NADH:flavin oxidoreductase — translation MTLLTDTIRAGHLELKNRLVMAPCATERSDAGAVTKQLLAHYDERTKGGHVGLVIVEHSFIRPDGRASKNQLSVAKDADIPGLSELSALLHKNGSHALMQINHAGSAARDGISEGESISPSGFKNPLSPTQDEMKTPREMTKEDIDALVESFAEAAVRVKKAGFDGCELHSAHGYLLNQFYSPLTNKREDAYSGHTIDGRIRLHLEVIKAVRAEVGEDFLLAMRLGGCDYTEGGSTIDDAVSAAKQLEAAGLDLLDLSGGMCSYRREGHTENGYFRDMSEAVKRAVSIPVILTGGIADRAGADELLAAGSADMIGVGRAILKNPNWADEAMEETK, via the coding sequence ATGACACTTCTTACGGATACCATACGCGCAGGCCATCTGGAACTGAAAAACAGGCTGGTGATGGCGCCCTGCGCCACGGAACGGTCTGACGCCGGGGCTGTGACAAAACAGCTTCTCGCCCATTATGACGAGCGGACGAAAGGCGGCCATGTGGGGCTTGTCATCGTCGAGCACAGTTTCATCCGCCCGGACGGCCGTGCCAGCAAAAACCAGCTTTCCGTCGCAAAGGACGCAGATATTCCCGGGCTCTCCGAGCTTTCGGCCCTGCTCCATAAAAACGGAAGCCATGCGCTCATGCAGATCAACCACGCAGGCAGCGCCGCAAGAGACGGCATTTCTGAGGGAGAGTCCATAAGCCCAAGCGGGTTTAAAAATCCCCTCTCCCCGACGCAGGACGAAATGAAGACGCCGCGGGAAATGACGAAAGAGGACATCGACGCCCTCGTAGAAAGCTTTGCCGAGGCGGCTGTCCGTGTGAAAAAGGCCGGTTTTGACGGCTGCGAGCTCCATTCGGCCCACGGCTATCTTTTAAATCAGTTCTACTCGCCCCTTACCAACAAGCGGGAGGACGCTTATTCGGGACATACCATCGACGGAAGGATCCGCCTTCACCTCGAGGTCATAAAGGCCGTCCGCGCGGAGGTGGGCGAGGATTTCCTGCTTGCCATGCGTCTTGGCGGCTGCGACTATACCGAGGGCGGAAGTACCATCGACGACGCCGTTTCGGCGGCGAAACAGCTTGAGGCGGCCGGCCTTGATCTCCTCGACCTTTCCGGCGGCATGTGCTCATACCGCAGGGAGGGGCATACGGAAAACGGATACTTCCGCGACATGTCCGAGGCCGTAAAGCGCGCCGTCTCCATCCCGGTCATTCTCACCGGCGGGATTGCCGACAGGGCCGGGGCCGATGAACTTCTGGCAGCCGGATCTGCCGACATGATCGGCGTCGGTCGCGCCATCTTAAAAAATCCAAACTGGGCAGACGAGGCCATGGAGGAAACGAAGTAA
- a CDS encoding AAA family ATPase encodes MKTLYLIGGPMGVGKTAAGQLLKKKIAGSVFLDGDWCWDMNPFLVTEHAKAMVFDNICYLLKNFLESPDYGTVILAWVMHEQAIVDAIAERVGGKNVRIVKVSLVCREDVLRKRLEKDIKAGLREAGCVERSFKRLRCYKNLDTVKLDTSELTAAMAAEEIAKL; translated from the coding sequence ATGAAGACACTGTATTTAATCGGCGGCCCCATGGGCGTCGGAAAGACGGCGGCGGGCCAGCTTTTAAAGAAAAAGATAGCAGGAAGCGTGTTTCTGGACGGCGACTGGTGCTGGGACATGAACCCGTTTCTGGTGACGGAACACGCGAAGGCCATGGTGTTTGACAACATCTGTTATCTTTTGAAAAATTTCCTGGAGAGCCCGGACTACGGGACGGTGATTCTTGCCTGGGTCATGCATGAGCAGGCGATTGTTGATGCGATTGCGGAGCGCGTCGGGGGAAAGAATGTGAGAATCGTGAAAGTTTCCCTGGTCTGCCGGGAGGACGTTTTGCGAAAACGGCTGGAAAAAGACATAAAAGCCGGCCTTCGGGAGGCCGGCTGCGTGGAGCGGAGCTTTAAACGGCTCCGCTGTTATAAAAATCTGGATACGGTAAAGCTTGATACGTCAGAACTGACGGCGGCCATGGCGGCAGAGGAAATTGCGAAACTCTGA
- a CDS encoding MGMT family protein: MDQEFYRRAGIVIRSIPEGTVATYGQVALLCGKPKNSRQVGYGLKKNLVGDVPAHRVVNSRGILSGAVHFEMPDLQRMLLADEGVFAEWTEKGWQVDLKQYGWKNTMEDALFLKAQFEEET; encoded by the coding sequence ATGGATCAGGAATTTTACAGACGCGCCGGCATCGTAATCCGCAGCATCCCCGAGGGGACGGTGGCGACCTACGGCCAGGTGGCGCTTCTCTGCGGAAAACCGAAAAATTCCCGCCAGGTGGGCTATGGGCTTAAGAAAAATCTGGTGGGCGACGTGCCGGCGCACCGGGTTGTGAATTCCCGCGGAATTTTAAGCGGAGCCGTCCATTTTGAAATGCCGGATCTCCAGCGAATGCTGTTGGCGGACGAAGGCGTCTTTGCGGAGTGGACAGAAAAAGGCTGGCAGGTGGATTTAAAGCAGTACGGCTGGAAAAATACCATGGAGGACGCCCTGTTTCTCAAGGCGCAGTTTGAGGAGGAGACATGA
- a CDS encoding Crp/Fnr family transcriptional regulator, with protein MGQTKIPESLYGYFERTGHRKLYRPGEAIYLQGDASGSFYFIREGRVRAFCTAPSGKELTFEIIEKGRIFGESSLAARCARPVSVMAVNEAELYALDSAALYQAMGESKELAAVIFGLLSDTCNHLTEQLKRISLYDSREKAASFLLTETENPDPDRGVTENSIPYTQEDLAMILGMNRVTVNRILTGWREEKAVSVSYGEIRILNRDYLKDLLSRAEIM; from the coding sequence ATGGGACAGACAAAAATCCCGGAAAGCCTGTACGGATATTTTGAGCGCACCGGACACCGGAAACTTTACCGGCCGGGGGAAGCCATCTACCTCCAGGGCGACGCGTCCGGAAGCTTTTATTTCATCAGAGAGGGCCGCGTCCGGGCGTTCTGTACGGCGCCGTCGGGAAAGGAACTGACATTTGAAATCATAGAAAAAGGCCGGATTTTCGGGGAGTCGTCCCTGGCGGCCCGCTGTGCGCGGCCGGTTTCCGTCATGGCGGTCAATGAGGCAGAGCTTTACGCCCTGGACAGCGCCGCCCTCTATCAGGCCATGGGGGAATCGAAGGAGCTTGCGGCCGTCATCTTCGGGCTCCTTTCCGATACCTGCAACCATTTGACGGAACAGCTCAAGCGGATTTCCCTCTACGACAGCCGGGAAAAAGCCGCGAGCTTTCTTCTGACCGAGACGGAAAACCCGGATCCGGACAGAGGCGTCACCGAAAACAGCATCCCATACACTCAGGAGGATCTGGCGATGATTCTGGGAATGAACCGGGTCACAGTGAACCGCATCCTGACAGGGTGGCGGGAAGAAAAGGCTGTTTCCGTCTCCTATGGGGAAATCCGGATTTTAAACAGAGACTATTTGAAAGACCTGCTTTCGCGGGCAGAGATCATGTAA
- a CDS encoding MATE family efflux transporter, which produces MKNTHSLTEGNIYRVLLSFSVPFLLANLLQALYGAVDLMVVGRFCSPSGIAAVSTGTQVTQIITSLLSGLTLGGTILVAKYMGRNMHEEASRAIGTTITAFGLFSFFLTAVLCLSVDGILSLLKVPESSFEEARQYVFICCLGTFFICEYNALSAVLRGCGDSLNPLRFVAVACVCNIAGDFFTVGVLGMGVSGTAIATIASQAVSMISAVICLNRQNFLFRFSLKNLRVDRRLLKELLSLGIPVSFQECMVRFSFLYLTAIINGFGVLAASAVGIASKYDVFAMLPATSVSSALAALTAQNMAAGKPERAKKFLKYGMSAAVLCSVLFFSWAQLSPQSMIRIFSDDPAVIAAGIPFFRACSLDYLAVAFLFCMNGYLNGCEKTLFTMANCCFGALCIRVPLLFFMAGTGVESLAFYGLVSPFSTVVMLAIIGLYLAHEKKKPADRAIRPRQTARAAES; this is translated from the coding sequence ATGAAAAATACACATTCCCTGACGGAAGGAAACATTTACCGCGTACTGCTTTCCTTTTCCGTCCCGTTTCTTTTGGCAAACCTGCTCCAGGCCCTTTACGGGGCCGTCGATCTGATGGTGGTGGGCCGCTTCTGTTCACCGTCCGGCATTGCAGCCGTTTCCACCGGCACGCAGGTCACGCAGATCATCACCAGCCTGCTCTCCGGCCTCACCCTCGGCGGCACCATCCTGGTGGCAAAATACATGGGCCGGAACATGCACGAGGAGGCCTCCCGCGCCATCGGAACCACAATCACGGCCTTCGGCCTGTTTTCCTTTTTTCTGACGGCCGTTTTATGCCTCAGCGTCGACGGCATCCTGAGTCTCTTAAAGGTACCGGAAAGCTCCTTCGAAGAGGCGCGCCAGTATGTTTTCATCTGCTGCCTTGGGACATTTTTTATCTGTGAATACAACGCTCTCAGCGCCGTTTTGCGGGGCTGCGGCGATTCCTTAAACCCGCTTCGGTTCGTCGCCGTGGCCTGCGTCTGCAACATCGCCGGGGATTTTTTCACCGTCGGCGTCCTCGGCATGGGCGTTTCCGGCACGGCCATCGCCACCATCGCCTCCCAGGCCGTCAGCATGATAAGCGCCGTCATCTGCCTCAACCGCCAGAACTTCCTGTTCCGCTTTTCCCTAAAAAATCTACGGGTCGACAGACGGCTGTTAAAGGAGCTTCTCTCCCTGGGGATTCCGGTGTCCTTCCAGGAATGCATGGTGCGGTTTTCCTTTCTCTATCTGACCGCCATCATCAACGGCTTCGGCGTCCTGGCGGCTTCGGCTGTCGGAATCGCCAGCAAGTACGACGTGTTCGCCATGCTGCCGGCCACCTCCGTCTCCAGCGCCCTTGCGGCATTAACGGCTCAGAACATGGCGGCCGGGAAGCCGGAGCGGGCGAAAAAGTTTTTAAAATACGGCATGTCGGCGGCCGTCCTCTGTTCCGTCCTGTTTTTTTCCTGGGCGCAGCTTTCACCCCAGTCCATGATCCGCATTTTCTCCGACGATCCCGCGGTCATTGCAGCCGGCATCCCGTTTTTTCGGGCGTGCAGCCTGGACTATCTGGCCGTCGCCTTTCTATTCTGCATGAACGGGTATTTAAACGGATGCGAAAAGACCTTATTTACCATGGCAAACTGCTGCTTCGGCGCCCTCTGCATCCGCGTGCCGCTCCTGTTTTTCATGGCCGGCACCGGTGTGGAAAGCCTGGCTTTTTACGGCCTCGTCTCTCCGTTTTCGACGGTCGTCATGCTGGCTATCATCGGGCTTTATCTGGCACATGAGAAAAAGAAGCCGGCAGACAGGGCCATAAGGCCGCGGCAGACGGCGCGGGCGGCAGAATCGTGA
- the prfA gene encoding peptide chain release factor 1 — translation MFDRLEDLVKHYEELMLELNNPSVTEDQRRFRKLMKEQADLAPLVETYGEYKKAKQDVEDSLALLEEESDEEMRELAKEELSEGKKRIEELEEKLKILLLPKDPNDDKNVIVEIRAGAGGDEAALFASELYRMYVRYSERQRWRVELINVSESGIGGMKEVEFMITGQGAYSKLKYESGVHRVQRVPETESGGRIHTSTATVAIMPEAEEVDVVIDDKDVRIDVMRASGNGGQCVNTTDSAVRLTHIPTGIVIYSQTEKSQLQNKEKAFRLLRSKLYDMEMEKRQNEEAEARRSQIGTGDRSEKIRTYNFPQGRVTEHRIKLTLYKIDSVMDGDLDELIDSLIAADQAAKLAKMNEEM, via the coding sequence ATGTTTGACCGTTTGGAGGATCTGGTAAAGCATTACGAGGAGTTAATGCTGGAATTAAACAACCCCTCCGTGACAGAAGATCAGAGGCGGTTTAGAAAGCTCATGAAGGAGCAGGCGGATCTGGCGCCGCTTGTGGAGACGTACGGAGAGTATAAGAAGGCAAAGCAGGACGTGGAGGACAGCCTGGCACTTCTCGAGGAAGAGAGCGACGAGGAGATGCGGGAGCTTGCCAAGGAAGAGCTTTCCGAGGGAAAAAAGAGGATTGAGGAGCTGGAGGAAAAGTTAAAAATCCTGCTGCTTCCGAAGGATCCTAATGATGATAAGAATGTTATTGTGGAGATTCGTGCAGGCGCCGGCGGCGACGAGGCCGCCCTGTTTGCATCGGAGCTTTACCGCATGTATGTGCGCTATTCCGAGCGCCAGAGATGGAGAGTGGAGTTAATCAACGTCAGCGAGAGCGGCATCGGCGGTATGAAGGAAGTGGAATTCATGATTACCGGCCAGGGCGCCTACTCCAAGCTGAAATATGAGAGCGGCGTCCACCGCGTTCAGCGTGTGCCGGAAACCGAGTCCGGCGGCCGTATCCACACGTCCACAGCCACAGTGGCGATCATGCCGGAGGCCGAGGAGGTCGACGTGGTTATCGACGATAAGGACGTCCGCATCGACGTCATGCGCGCGTCGGGAAACGGCGGCCAGTGCGTCAACACGACGGACTCGGCAGTGCGTCTGACCCACATCCCGACGGGCATCGTGATTTACAGCCAGACAGAGAAGTCCCAGCTTCAGAATAAGGAAAAGGCGTTCCGCCTTCTGCGCTCCAAGCTCTATGACATGGAGATGGAGAAGCGCCAGAACGAGGAAGCCGAGGCCAGACGGAGCCAGATCGGAACCGGCGACAGGTCGGAGAAGATCCGCACCTACAACTTCCCCCAGGGCCGTGTCACCGAGCATCGGATCAAGCTGACGCTCTATAAGATTGATTCCGTCATGGACGGGGATTTGGATGAGTTAATCGACAGCCTGATTGCGGCAGACCAGGCGGCGAAGCTGGCAAAAATGAACGAAGAAATGTAA
- the prmC gene encoding peptide chain release factor N(5)-glutamine methyltransferase: MTWAMLLNAGRERLSKAGVPDAELDAWYLFEHAFGISRAAYFLQAAKEADAGSEALAAYEDMLKKRESRIPLQHILGSQEFMGLSFLVNRHVLVPRQDTETLVETILSEQKGKNINILDMCTGSGCIAVSLAALGGYEHVEAADISEEALLVAEENARRLFPAGHIRFRKSDLFSAFGRDEQFDVIASNPPYIPTEVIAGLEPEVREFEPKNALDGDWDGLSFYRSLAAESPRHLTAGGRIYMEIGWDQGEAVCGLLSSQGFTDIRVIKDLAGKDRVVCGVRPAGM; encoded by the coding sequence ATGACATGGGCCATGCTTTTAAATGCCGGAAGAGAGCGGCTTTCTAAGGCAGGTGTCCCGGACGCTGAGCTGGATGCGTGGTATCTGTTTGAACATGCCTTCGGCATCAGCCGGGCCGCGTATTTCCTTCAGGCGGCCAAAGAGGCGGACGCGGGGAGCGAGGCCCTCGCCGCCTATGAGGACATGCTAAAAAAACGGGAATCCCGGATTCCGCTCCAGCATATTCTGGGGAGCCAGGAATTCATGGGGCTTTCGTTTCTCGTAAACCGGCATGTGCTGGTGCCCAGGCAGGACACGGAAACGCTTGTGGAGACGATTCTTTCGGAACAGAAGGGGAAGAACATAAACATTCTCGACATGTGCACCGGCTCTGGCTGCATCGCCGTAAGCCTTGCGGCGCTTGGCGGCTATGAGCATGTGGAGGCGGCCGATATCTCCGAAGAGGCGCTTCTTGTGGCAGAGGAAAATGCCAGGCGGCTTTTTCCGGCAGGGCATATCCGGTTCCGGAAGAGCGATCTGTTTTCCGCTTTTGGGAGGGACGAGCAGTTTGATGTGATTGCATCGAACCCGCCCTATATCCCGACGGAGGTGATTGCAGGGCTGGAGCCGGAGGTACGCGAGTTTGAGCCGAAGAATGCCCTGGATGGCGATTGGGACGGGCTTTCCTTTTACCGCAGTCTGGCGGCAGAAAGTCCCCGTCATTTAACGGCCGGCGGGCGTATATATATGGAAATCGGTTGGGATCAGGGCGAGGCCGTCTGCGGGCTCCTTTCTTCCCAGGGATTTACGGATATCAGAGTGATAAAGGATTTGGCAGGGAAGGACCGCGTGGTCTGCGGGGTGCGTCCTGCCGGGATGTGA
- a CDS encoding DUF1385 domain-containing protein, producing MKYSGIGGQAVIEGIMMKNQDNYATAVRRPDGSIEVKKDTYVSMTEKVKFFALPFVRGVFSFADSMILGMRSLTWSASFFEDDEDEEPGKLEKFLTDRFGEKLEAALMTAVMVFSILMAIVIFMVLPLVIANFFRRFIASETVMAVLEGLIRIMIFIGYIKLISGMEDIRRTFMYHGSEHKCINCLENGLVLNVENVRNSSKEHKRCGTSFLLFVMVISILFFMVVRVDTVWLRIISRIILIPVIAGVSYEVLRLAGRSNSKIMNIVSRPGMWMQGLTTKEPDDSMIEVAIAAVEEVFDWKSYLEENFPEKYPAGYFESEKRQAV from the coding sequence TTGAAATATTCCGGCATCGGAGGACAGGCAGTAATTGAAGGTATCATGATGAAAAACCAGGATAACTATGCGACGGCCGTCAGGCGGCCCGACGGTTCCATCGAGGTGAAAAAAGATACCTATGTGAGCATGACGGAAAAGGTGAAATTCTTCGCGCTTCCGTTCGTGCGCGGCGTGTTCAGCTTTGCGGACTCCATGATCCTGGGAATGCGGTCGCTGACCTGGTCGGCCAGCTTTTTTGAGGATGACGAGGACGAGGAGCCGGGAAAGCTGGAAAAATTTCTGACTGACCGCTTCGGCGAAAAGCTGGAAGCGGCGCTTATGACGGCCGTCATGGTCTTTTCCATCCTGATGGCGATTGTCATTTTCATGGTGCTGCCCCTTGTGATTGCGAACTTTTTCCGGCGGTTCATCGCGTCGGAGACGGTTATGGCGGTCTTGGAGGGACTGATCCGCATCATGATTTTTATCGGCTACATCAAGCTCATATCGGGCATGGAGGACATCCGCAGGACGTTCATGTACCACGGCTCCGAGCATAAATGCATCAACTGCCTGGAAAACGGGCTGGTGTTAAACGTGGAGAATGTGAGGAACAGCTCCAAGGAGCACAAGCGCTGCGGAACCAGCTTCCTTTTGTTCGTCATGGTAATCAGCATCCTGTTTTTCATGGTGGTTCGCGTGGACACGGTATGGCTTCGGATTATAAGCAGGATTATCCTGATTCCTGTCATCGCCGGCGTCTCCTACGAGGTGCTTCGCCTGGCAGGCCGCAGCAATTCCAAAATCATGAACATCGTAAGCCGCCCGGGCATGTGGATGCAGGGGCTTACGACGAAGGAACCGGACGATTCCATGATCGAGGTGGCCATCGCCGCCGTGGAGGAGGTTTTCGACTGGAAATCCTATCTGGAGGAAAATTTCCCGGAAAAATATCCGGCGGGGTATTTTGAATCGGAAAAGAGGCAGGCCGTATGA
- the rpmE gene encoding 50S ribosomal protein L31, whose product MKEGIHPNYYQAKVVCNCGNEFVTGSTKKDIHVEICSKCHSFYTGQQKAASARGRIEMFNRKYGMKTDK is encoded by the coding sequence ATGAAAGAGGGAATCCACCCAAATTACTATCAGGCCAAGGTCGTTTGCAACTGCGGTAATGAATTTGTAACTGGTTCTACTAAGAAGGACATTCACGTAGAAATCTGTTCCAAATGCCATTCATTCTATACCGGTCAGCAGAAGGCTGCTTCCGCTCGCGGACGTATCGAAATGTTCAACCGTAAGTATGGTATGAAAACAGACAAATAA
- a CDS encoding Fic family protein has translation MEAYRPPFTITNEMLSSVSSISEKIGRMTAFDNLEARPHLRKNNRIKSIHSSLKIEANSLSLGQVRDVINGKAVLGEQREIQEVKNAYAAYERISEIDPYSIRCLKQFHGIMTKYLVEESGEFRRGEEGVFNGGQCIFMAPPARLVPRLMEELFGWMKEARNEVHPLILGSVFHYEFGFIHPFSVGNGRMARLWHTALLSKWKPVFEYVPIESQIEKFQSEYYEAIARCHAAGESTAFIAFMLEQIDRILGDISVQISEENEQLSEYVKKLLAVMEYEIPYTSRALMEKLGLKSREGFRRNYLHPAVELNLVRMTIPDKPNSRNQRYIKG, from the coding sequence ATGGAAGCGTACAGGCCGCCTTTTACAATAACGAATGAAATGCTGTCATCTGTATCGTCAATTTCCGAAAAAATTGGCCGCATGACAGCCTTTGATAACCTGGAAGCAAGGCCGCACCTCAGAAAGAATAACAGAATCAAATCCATCCATTCTTCCTTAAAAATCGAAGCCAACTCCCTCTCTTTGGGACAGGTTCGTGATGTAATAAACGGGAAAGCAGTTTTGGGAGAGCAGAGAGAAATACAGGAAGTGAAGAATGCCTATGCCGCTTATGAGCGGATTTCGGAAATCGACCCATACAGTATCCGGTGTCTGAAGCAGTTTCATGGAATTATGACGAAGTACCTGGTGGAGGAGTCCGGGGAATTCCGCCGGGGGGAAGAAGGCGTCTTTAACGGCGGGCAGTGCATCTTTATGGCGCCGCCGGCGCGGTTGGTTCCTCGGCTTATGGAAGAACTGTTTGGATGGATGAAGGAGGCGCGAAATGAGGTGCATCCCTTGATTCTTGGCAGTGTTTTTCACTATGAATTTGGGTTCATCCACCCGTTTTCCGTCGGCAACGGGAGAATGGCGAGATTGTGGCATACGGCGCTTTTGTCCAAATGGAAGCCTGTTTTTGAGTATGTTCCCATCGAAAGCCAGATTGAGAAATTCCAAAGTGAATATTATGAAGCGATTGCCAGGTGCCATGCAGCCGGAGAATCCACGGCTTTTATTGCGTTTATGCTGGAACAGATTGACAGGATCCTGGGCGATATTTCTGTTCAGATCAGCGAAGAAAATGAACAGCTTTCCGAATACGTGAAAAAGCTGCTTGCCGTCATGGAATACGAAATCCCCTATACGAGCAGGGCGCTGATGGAAAAGCTCGGGCTGAAATCCAGAGAGGGCTTCCGCAGAAATTACCTTCATCCTGCGGTGGAACTGAACCTTGTCAGGATGACGATACCTGATAAACCGAACAGCAGGAATCAGAGATATATAAAAGGATGA